The following proteins are encoded in a genomic region of Paenibacillus sp. FSL H3-0469:
- a CDS encoding anti-sigma factor — protein MTAPWEEAEDQNIIQTLKKTKRKSLIRSILISVVVSAVVLIAVFIGAAQLVNQLSNNTLYSEQQYMRISSPNEFDSGFKDNRGFLSGVLELQTYKIVDDVPVPWKNRWLNYNAWWFPFTTGAYGGSNNLTVQDAKMKQEGYEYYRAYNSENGQREMAFYIPGVDYNEKIINDLPELDKMNEEKRVELGVSFDKDYSFDEVKRLLPAGAKPVWYWVDTYDDREGFSFKPYPNENDPAKMNYPTPMSANYGVYGFGVQPDWDQADPEDFIGAITIGKDKRDKYHSEYERIYNYLKKDKAAPEAGDVRILGVVVTGTAGSLKSLKGQAYVHGAVLGAVADKY, from the coding sequence ATGACAGCCCCATGGGAAGAAGCAGAGGACCAGAATATTATCCAGACCTTGAAGAAGACCAAACGTAAGAGCCTGATACGCAGTATTCTGATTTCAGTTGTGGTCAGTGCGGTAGTATTAATCGCTGTGTTCATTGGCGCGGCACAGCTCGTAAACCAGCTCTCCAACAATACGTTGTACAGCGAGCAGCAGTATATGAGAATTAGCAGCCCTAATGAATTCGATTCAGGTTTTAAGGACAACAGGGGCTTTTTATCAGGAGTCCTTGAACTTCAAACCTACAAAATCGTCGATGATGTGCCTGTTCCCTGGAAGAACAGATGGCTCAATTACAACGCCTGGTGGTTCCCGTTCACCACAGGTGCTTATGGAGGCTCTAATAATCTAACCGTACAGGATGCCAAGATGAAGCAGGAAGGCTATGAGTATTACCGGGCGTATAATTCTGAAAATGGTCAAAGAGAGATGGCCTTCTATATCCCGGGAGTGGATTACAACGAAAAAATCATCAATGATCTTCCTGAGCTGGACAAGATGAACGAAGAGAAGCGGGTGGAGCTGGGCGTATCTTTTGACAAGGATTATTCGTTCGATGAGGTGAAAAGGCTGCTGCCCGCAGGCGCAAAGCCCGTCTGGTACTGGGTTGATACGTATGATGACCGTGAGGGGTTCAGCTTCAAGCCGTATCCAAATGAGAATGATCCCGCTAAAATGAACTATCCGACCCCGATGAGTGCGAATTACGGAGTTTACGGTTTCGGCGTCCAGCCGGACTGGGATCAGGCGGACCCCGAGGATTTCATCGGAGCCATAACCATTGGTAAGGACAAAAGGGACAAATATCACAGCGAGTACGAACGGATATACAACTATTTGAAAAAGGACAAAGCGGCGCCGGAAGCCGGTGATGTCCGGATATTGGGCGTAGTTGTGACCGGCACGGCTGGCAGCTTGAAAAGTCTGAAAGGCCAAGCTTATGTGCACGGAGCTGTACTGGGAGCAGTGGCGGACAAATACTAA
- a CDS encoding RNA polymerase sigma factor, which yields MEPRDMEKVLQPKMAEVRRYLIRLGAGASDAEDIVQDTLYKALLYLDAIDERKFSAWLYKVAINRYFDHCRSQKRYQYSGEEVEEHPAREQELPEAVLLRRERKEEMEGVLARLHPVNKQLILLKYEMELSYKEISAMLGISEGRVKATLYRARQQFQQLYGGEGE from the coding sequence ATGGAGCCAAGAGACATGGAGAAGGTGCTCCAACCCAAAATGGCGGAGGTCCGCCGCTACTTGATCCGCCTCGGCGCCGGGGCCTCAGATGCAGAAGATATTGTGCAGGATACGTTGTACAAGGCGTTGCTGTATCTGGATGCAATCGATGAGCGCAAATTCAGCGCCTGGTTGTACAAGGTCGCAATTAACCGGTATTTTGACCATTGCCGCAGTCAGAAGAGATATCAGTATAGCGGCGAGGAAGTGGAGGAACATCCAGCCCGTGAGCAGGAGCTGCCGGAAGCGGTGCTGCTGCGCAGGGAACGGAAGGAAGAGATGGAGGGAGTATTGGCGCGGCTCCATCCGGTGAATAAGCAGCTGATTCTGCTGAAATATGAAATGGAGCTATCCTACAAGGAGATCTCCGCTATGCTCGGCATTTCTGAAGGAAGAGTGAAAGCTACGCTCTACCGGGCCAGACAGCAATTTCAACAATTATACGGAGGTGAGGGCGAATGA
- a CDS encoding ribonuclease J translates to MSKKNNNNNDKLTIFALGGVGEIGKNMYVVQYGNDIVVVDAGLKFPEEDMLGIDIVIPDISYLTENRDKVRGIVLTHGHEDHIGGLSYVLKNLNVPVYGTRLTLGLVENKLKEANLLGETKRILINEDSEVELGTSLKVTFFRTNHSIPDSVGVCIETPEGNVVHTGDFKFDHTPVNGQFANLHRMAEIGSKGVLALLSDSTNAEKPGFTPSEKNVGIVLEDIFRKAEQRVVVATFASNVHRIQQVVNASEATGRKITVIGRSMVNVVSIASELGYLHIPDGMLIEPEEMNRMAGNRVVVLCTGSQGEPMSALTRMARSSHRKVDIMPGDTVIIAATPVPGNEKYVGRTIDELFRLGANVIYSGSNSGVHVSGHGSQEELKLMLNLMKPKYFMPIHGEYRMQRKHALLAESVGVEPSNIFITELGEVIEISGGAARRAGKVTAGNVLIDGLGVGDVGNIVLRDRKLLSQDGILVVVVTLSKQNGAIVSGPDIISRGFVYVRESEGLLDEANRIVSGTLQRLMSEKVNEWASLKTSVKDSLGRFLYEQTRRRPMILPIIMEV, encoded by the coding sequence TTGTCCAAAAAAAACAATAACAACAACGACAAACTGACGATATTCGCACTTGGCGGAGTCGGTGAAATTGGTAAGAACATGTACGTAGTTCAGTACGGCAACGACATTGTAGTCGTAGACGCCGGTCTGAAGTTCCCTGAAGAAGATATGCTGGGTATTGATATCGTAATACCGGATATCTCCTACCTCACTGAGAACCGTGACAAGGTAAGAGGGATTGTTCTTACCCACGGCCATGAGGATCACATTGGCGGATTGTCTTATGTGCTTAAGAACCTGAATGTTCCTGTATATGGAACAAGACTGACCCTGGGCCTTGTAGAGAACAAGCTCAAGGAAGCGAACCTGCTGGGTGAAACGAAGCGGATTCTGATTAACGAGGATTCCGAGGTTGAGCTGGGCACATCGCTTAAGGTAACGTTCTTCAGAACGAATCACAGTATTCCGGATTCAGTCGGGGTATGCATTGAGACACCAGAGGGCAACGTTGTCCACACCGGTGACTTCAAATTCGACCACACGCCAGTCAACGGTCAATTTGCCAATCTGCACCGCATGGCTGAGATCGGATCGAAGGGCGTTCTGGCCCTGCTGTCAGACAGCACCAATGCCGAGAAGCCGGGCTTCACGCCTTCGGAGAAGAATGTCGGCATCGTGCTGGAGGATATTTTCCGCAAAGCTGAACAGCGTGTGGTAGTGGCAACCTTTGCTTCCAACGTGCATCGTATTCAGCAGGTAGTGAACGCTTCTGAAGCAACCGGACGCAAAATCACCGTTATTGGACGAAGCATGGTTAACGTAGTATCCATTGCTTCCGAGCTTGGTTATCTGCATATCCCTGACGGCATGCTCATTGAGCCTGAAGAGATGAACAGAATGGCAGGCAACCGTGTAGTAGTATTATGTACAGGCAGCCAAGGTGAGCCGATGTCGGCACTGACACGCATGGCGCGTTCCAGCCACCGCAAGGTAGATATTATGCCGGGCGACACTGTTATTATTGCAGCTACACCAGTACCGGGGAATGAGAAATATGTAGGCCGTACCATTGATGAATTGTTCCGTCTGGGTGCCAATGTTATTTACAGCGGCTCCAACTCCGGCGTTCACGTATCCGGTCACGGCAGCCAGGAAGAGCTGAAGCTGATGCTCAACCTGATGAAGCCGAAATACTTCATGCCTATCCACGGTGAATACCGGATGCAGCGCAAGCATGCACTTCTGGCGGAGTCTGTTGGTGTAGAGCCAAGCAATATCTTCATCACCGAGCTGGGTGAAGTGATTGAGATCTCCGGAGGAGCTGCTCGCAGAGCGGGTAAAGTAACTGCCGGTAACGTACTGATCGACGGACTGGGTGTCGGCGATGTAGGTAACATTGTACTGCGTGACCGTAAGCTGTTGTCGCAGGATGGTATTCTGGTGGTAGTGGTTACCCTCAGCAAGCAGAACGGAGCAATTGTCTCCGGTCCTGACATCATCTCACGCGGATTCGTGTATGTGCGGGAATCAGAAGGTCTCCTGGATGAAGCGAACCGCATTGTCTCGGGAACGCTGCAGCGTCTGATGAGTGAGAAGGTCAATGAATGGGCTTCCCTGAAGACCAGTGTCAAAGACTCGCTCGGCCGTTTCCTCTACGAGCAGACCCGCCGCAGACCGATGATCCTGCCGATTATTATGGAAGTATAA
- the dapA gene encoding 4-hydroxy-tetrahydrodipicolinate synthase: MDFGRLITAMVTPFDGEGEINWEATSRLVDYLIEEQKSAALVVCGTTGESPTLTDKEKLKLFSYVKQQAGGRCKIIAGTGSNSTRHSIELTKEAEKIGVDGVLLVVPYYNKPNQEGLYQHFSAIAAATSLPCILYNVPGRTTVSMSVATTLRLAEIPNIVATKECASVDQITWIASACPKDFHVYTGDDSAGLATLAVGGHGIISVASHVVGAQMSEMIEAFNSGDVRRAGELHRQLFPVFKGMFECPQPLPNPSAVKYALGLRGMDVGSVRLPLVSPTEEEAAFIASLLR, translated from the coding sequence GTGGATTTCGGAAGACTGATCACCGCAATGGTAACCCCGTTTGACGGGGAAGGAGAAATCAACTGGGAAGCAACTTCAAGGCTGGTCGATTACCTGATCGAGGAACAAAAGTCCGCTGCGCTAGTAGTTTGCGGAACAACCGGTGAATCGCCGACCTTAACCGATAAGGAGAAGCTGAAGCTGTTCTCCTACGTGAAGCAGCAAGCAGGCGGACGCTGTAAAATTATTGCCGGTACCGGCAGCAACAGTACCAGACATTCCATAGAGCTCACTAAGGAAGCCGAAAAAATCGGCGTGGACGGTGTGCTTCTGGTCGTCCCTTATTACAATAAACCGAATCAGGAAGGGCTCTACCAGCATTTCTCTGCCATTGCTGCCGCGACTTCACTGCCCTGCATCTTGTACAATGTGCCGGGACGAACGACAGTAAGCATGAGTGTAGCTACCACCCTGCGTCTGGCGGAGATTCCTAATATTGTGGCCACGAAGGAATGTGCTTCGGTAGACCAGATTACTTGGATTGCCTCGGCTTGTCCTAAAGACTTCCATGTTTACACCGGAGATGATTCCGCCGGCCTCGCGACGCTTGCTGTGGGGGGCCACGGTATCATCAGTGTGGCCAGCCATGTTGTGGGAGCACAGATGTCGGAGATGATCGAGGCCTTTAACTCCGGCGATGTCCGACGTGCAGGCGAGCTTCACCGGCAGCTGTTTCCGGTCTTCAAGGGAATGTTCGAGTGTCCGCAGCCGCTGCCCAATCCCTCAGCCGTGAAGTACGCGCTGGGGCTGCGCGGGATGGATGTCGGCTCGGTCCGTCTGCCGCTGGTTTCGCCGACGGAAGAAGAGGCGGCTTTCATTGCTTCACTCCTAAGATAA
- the dapG gene encoding aspartate kinase translates to MGILVQKFGGTSLSTPVAREHVIRHVKRELASGFSLVVVVSAMGRKGEPYATDTLLDLAVQSGNSLPDRERDLLMCCGEIISAANLCGLLEQEGIRSTVLTGAQAGFLTDNSYGNARILDVRTERILRELREHKVVIVTGFQGQTEAGDFTTLGRGGSDTSATALGAALRADMVDIYTDVDGILTADPRIVEDARQLTYVSYTEICNMAYQGAKVIHPRAVEIAMQAQIPVRVRSTFSEAEGTLVTHPEGFSDVSHGVVDRFVTGVAYVSNITQISVECPEGNGTGVQLQIFKSMADNGISVDFINVTPTEAVYTVFDDKSEQAIAALQELGLRPKSLSGCAKVSVIGGGINGVPGIMAHIVEALSSQNIQILQSADSNTTIWVLVKKEDMVQSVRALHAKFELHR, encoded by the coding sequence ATGGGTATTTTGGTGCAAAAATTCGGCGGAACCTCACTCTCCACACCAGTGGCCAGAGAACACGTAATCCGTCATGTCAAACGGGAGCTGGCCAGCGGGTTCAGCCTGGTGGTTGTAGTCTCGGCTATGGGCCGCAAGGGGGAACCCTATGCTACCGATACACTGCTTGATCTGGCGGTTCAGAGCGGGAATTCATTGCCGGACCGGGAACGGGATCTGCTGATGTGCTGCGGGGAGATCATCTCGGCGGCCAATCTGTGCGGTCTGCTGGAGCAGGAGGGCATTCGTTCGACGGTGCTGACAGGGGCGCAAGCCGGATTCCTGACCGACAACAGCTATGGTAATGCCAGAATCCTGGATGTGCGGACAGAACGCATTCTACGGGAACTGCGTGAGCATAAAGTAGTAATAGTAACCGGTTTCCAGGGCCAGACTGAAGCGGGTGATTTCACCACGCTGGGCCGCGGAGGAAGCGACACCTCAGCCACAGCCCTTGGGGCCGCATTGCGTGCGGATATGGTAGACATCTATACGGATGTGGACGGAATACTCACTGCTGATCCGCGGATTGTGGAAGATGCAAGACAGCTTACTTATGTCAGCTACACCGAGATTTGTAACATGGCGTATCAGGGAGCCAAGGTTATTCATCCGCGGGCTGTGGAGATTGCCATGCAGGCCCAGATTCCGGTGCGTGTACGCTCGACCTTCTCCGAAGCGGAAGGGACGCTTGTGACCCATCCCGAGGGCTTCAGCGATGTGTCCCATGGAGTCGTAGACCGGTTCGTCACAGGTGTTGCCTATGTCAGCAATATTACGCAGATCTCGGTGGAATGTCCGGAGGGCAACGGAACGGGCGTGCAGTTGCAGATTTTCAAGAGTATGGCCGATAACGGAATCAGCGTGGACTTCATCAATGTGACGCCGACCGAGGCTGTATATACGGTGTTCGATGACAAATCAGAGCAGGCGATTGCCGCGCTGCAAGAACTGGGTCTGCGTCCCAAGAGCTTGTCCGGCTGTGCCAAGGTCTCCGTCATCGGCGGAGGCATCAACGGTGTTCCGGGAATCATGGCGCATATCGTCGAAGCGCTCAGCTCGCAGAACATCCAGATTCTGCAGTCTGCCGATTCCAACACAACCATCTGGGTTCTCGTGAAAAAAGAAGATATGGTGCAGTCGGTTCGCGCCCTGCATGCCAAGTTTGAATTGCACCGCTGA
- a CDS encoding dipicolinate synthase subunit B, translating into MDWHGKTVGYAITGSHCTFAEVMPQIQRFMDGGANVVPIVSASVLNTDTRFGTSENWLKQLKDITGNDIISTIVEAEPLGPSKLLDVLTIAPCTGNTTSKLANAMTDSPVLMAAKSQMRNGRPLVLAISTNDGLGLNAANIAKLLVAKHIYFVPFGQDNPEGKPNSLVAQMDLIPEACYAALQGHQLQPMLVQRIHSA; encoded by the coding sequence ATGGATTGGCACGGAAAAACAGTAGGTTATGCCATTACCGGCTCACACTGCACCTTCGCTGAGGTGATGCCGCAGATTCAGCGGTTCATGGATGGAGGGGCGAATGTGGTGCCGATTGTATCTGCTTCGGTACTGAATACCGATACCCGCTTTGGAACCTCGGAAAATTGGCTAAAACAGTTGAAAGATATAACAGGGAATGATATCATTTCTACAATTGTTGAAGCGGAGCCGCTGGGTCCTTCCAAGCTGCTGGATGTGCTGACGATTGCTCCCTGCACAGGGAACACAACAAGCAAGCTGGCGAACGCGATGACGGACAGTCCGGTGCTGATGGCAGCCAAATCGCAGATGCGCAACGGGCGTCCGCTGGTGCTGGCGATCTCGACGAATGACGGACTTGGGCTTAACGCCGCGAATATTGCGAAGCTCCTGGTAGCCAAACATATTTATTTCGTCCCGTTCGGACAGGATAATCCGGAGGGTAAGCCAAATTCGCTGGTGGCGCAGATGGATCTTATTCCTGAAGCCTGTTACGCCGCCCTGCAGGGTCACCAGTTACAGCCTATGTTAGTACAACGAATTCATTCTGCATAG
- the dpsA gene encoding dipicolinate synthase subunit DpsA: protein MLTGIRIVFLGGDARQIEVIRKCVELDAAVSVAGFDTWDAPCPGVSLELLSPELLGEADVLVLPAVGCDDEGYINALYSSERLQLREEHVAALPSRALVYTGMAKSYLRSLCAGHSLKLVELLNRDDVAIYNSIPTAEGALVMAVQNTDFTIHGSTSMVLGMGRTGFTMARTLQGMGATVKVGVRKQEHFARAAEMGWKPFMTEDLLLHAPEADLIFNTIPAMIINAQVLSRLQPHCVIIDLASAPGGCDFPYAEKRGIKAMLAPGLPGIVAPKSAGIIMAGALVQSISDETLIRGDE, encoded by the coding sequence ATGCTTACTGGCATCAGGATCGTGTTCCTGGGCGGGGACGCGAGACAAATTGAAGTGATTCGGAAATGTGTGGAATTGGATGCGGCCGTAAGCGTTGCCGGATTCGATACATGGGATGCCCCATGCCCGGGGGTAAGCCTGGAACTGTTGTCGCCCGAGCTGCTAGGTGAAGCGGATGTACTGGTGCTGCCGGCGGTCGGCTGCGATGATGAGGGTTACATTAACGCGCTGTATTCTTCGGAACGCCTTCAGCTGCGGGAGGAGCATGTAGCGGCTCTGCCGTCCCGGGCATTGGTGTACACCGGCATGGCTAAAAGCTATTTGCGCAGCCTGTGTGCCGGACATTCGCTGAAGCTGGTGGAACTGCTGAACAGGGACGATGTGGCGATCTATAACTCTATTCCGACAGCGGAGGGAGCTTTGGTGATGGCCGTACAGAACACGGACTTTACCATACACGGCTCCACATCGATGGTGCTGGGAATGGGCCGGACCGGGTTCACCATGGCCAGAACGCTCCAGGGAATGGGAGCAACGGTCAAAGTAGGCGTCAGGAAGCAGGAGCACTTTGCAAGAGCGGCGGAAATGGGCTGGAAGCCTTTTATGACAGAGGATTTGCTGCTGCATGCACCAGAGGCGGATCTGATCTTCAACACCATACCCGCTATGATTATCAACGCTCAGGTCCTGTCCCGGCTTCAGCCGCACTGCGTGATCATTGATTTGGCGTCCGCACCGGGCGGATGCGACTTCCCTTATGCCGAGAAGCGCGGGATCAAGGCGATGCTGGCACCGGGCCTGCCCGGGATTGTTGCCCCCAAGAGCGCCGGAATCATTATGGCAGGTGCACTGGTACAGTCGATATCGGACGAGACTTTAATCAGGGGGGATGAATGA
- the dut gene encoding dUTP diphosphatase, whose amino-acid sequence MPHYVQINKLPGNEDVLLPCKMSEQASGYDLYAAVGEPVVLAPGERTLIPTGISLAMPGGLEAQIRPRSGLALKHGITCLNTPGTIDADYRGEIKVLLINLGQEPFAIARNERIAQMVFQAVPEVTLVEVDELSDTVRGAGGFGHTGK is encoded by the coding sequence TTGCCTCATTACGTACAAATTAACAAACTACCAGGGAATGAGGATGTCCTGCTGCCCTGCAAAATGTCCGAACAGGCCTCGGGGTATGACCTGTATGCCGCTGTAGGAGAGCCTGTGGTGCTTGCTCCGGGCGAGCGGACGCTAATCCCCACGGGTATATCACTGGCTATGCCAGGCGGGCTGGAGGCGCAGATCCGTCCGCGCAGCGGGCTGGCCCTGAAGCATGGCATCACCTGCCTGAACACACCGGGCACCATCGATGCGGATTACCGGGGTGAAATAAAGGTACTGCTGATCAATCTGGGTCAGGAGCCGTTTGCAATTGCCCGCAACGAGCGGATCGCCCAGATGGTATTCCAGGCTGTGCCGGAAGTGACTCTGGTGGAAGTGGATGAGCTGTCTGACACGGTGCGCGGAGCCGGCGGCTTCGGGCATACCGGCAAATAG
- a CDS encoding pitrilysin family protein, translating to MDKILLSNGLRVVTEKIPTGRSVSFGIWVKTGSRNENPLNNGISHFIEHMLFKGTDRYSAKDIAEQFDAIGGNVNAFTSKEYTCFYAKVLDEHLPIAVDVLADMFFRSRMDAEELAKEKNVILEEIAMCEDTPDDLVHELMCAAAYGEHPLAYTILGLKERLLEMTPDDLRAYMKEQYTIENTVISVAGNINDGLIPLLEQHFGSFTNHGESPVLTEPAYHGELVFHKKKTEQNHICISLPGVRSGGPLQYPMALLNNAFGGGMSSRLFQEIREKRGLAYSVFSYHSAQADSGLFTVYAGTAPKQTKEVTELIKEMLRDLAVNGLSEDELRKGKEQLKGSLILSLESTGSRMNRMGKNELMLGRQDTLDEMIAKIGAVTMEDIDALLDFMFAQPLSLAMVGSTDKAIANVRRDDLASLRTN from the coding sequence TTGGACAAAATATTATTATCGAACGGACTCCGGGTGGTGACCGAGAAGATCCCGACCGGCCGGTCCGTATCTTTCGGAATCTGGGTCAAGACGGGCTCCCGCAATGAGAACCCGCTGAACAACGGGATTTCCCATTTCATCGAGCATATGCTCTTTAAGGGAACTGACCGCTATAGCGCCAAGGATATTGCCGAACAGTTCGATGCCATTGGCGGTAACGTCAATGCGTTTACCTCGAAGGAATATACATGCTTTTATGCGAAGGTGCTGGATGAGCATCTGCCGATAGCCGTGGATGTGCTGGCAGATATGTTCTTCCGCTCACGGATGGATGCCGAAGAGCTGGCTAAGGAGAAGAACGTAATCCTGGAGGAAATCGCCATGTGCGAAGATACCCCGGACGATCTTGTCCATGAGCTGATGTGTGCTGCCGCCTACGGCGAGCACCCGCTGGCCTATACAATCCTCGGGCTCAAGGAACGCCTGCTGGAGATGACGCCGGATGATCTCCGTGCTTACATGAAGGAGCAGTACACCATTGAGAATACAGTCATAAGCGTAGCCGGTAATATTAATGACGGGCTGATCCCGCTGCTGGAGCAGCATTTCGGTTCCTTCACGAATCATGGGGAGTCGCCGGTGCTGACTGAGCCTGCATATCATGGGGAACTGGTATTCCACAAAAAGAAAACCGAGCAGAATCACATCTGCATCTCCCTGCCGGGTGTCCGCAGCGGCGGGCCGCTGCAATATCCGATGGCGCTCCTTAACAATGCGTTCGGCGGCGGCATGAGCTCCCGGCTGTTCCAGGAGATCCGTGAGAAGCGCGGTCTGGCTTATTCCGTCTTCTCGTACCACAGTGCCCAGGCTGACAGCGGCTTGTTCACGGTCTATGCCGGGACAGCACCGAAGCAGACCAAGGAAGTAACTGAGCTTATTAAAGAGATGCTGCGTGATCTGGCTGTGAACGGCCTGAGTGAAGACGAACTGCGTAAAGGCAAAGAGCAGCTTAAGGGGAGCCTGATTCTCAGTCTGGAGAGTACGGGCAGCCGGATGAACCGGATGGGCAAAAATGAGCTGATGCTCGGCCGTCAGGATACGCTGGATGAAATGATAGCCAAAATTGGAGCTGTAACCATGGAAGATATCGATGCTCTGCTGGACTTTATGTTCGCACAGCCGTTGTCTTTGGCAATGGTTGGTTCCACAGATAAAGCGATAGCCAATGTTAGGAGAGATGATCTTGCCTCATTACGTACAAATTAA
- a CDS encoding polysaccharide deacetylase family protein, translated as MKTDKAALVLACIAVVIGIGSTNGPVKEMIAGLKPQADAAVMSYALNQREDDLRTQITRRAEALNAQPVNAVVDRVWKAIPGYNGLEVDVEATYRSALLRGPEASLKLMYRQLKPKVSLDDLGAQPIYRGNPAKPMVSLMINVAWGNEYIRPMLDILDAEKVKVTFFLDGSWLSRNKELAAEMLKRGHEIENHAYTHPKMSILSRTRATAEIEKTQKLLKESLGVTNKWFAPPSGDFNQQTVEIAASLGLKTVLWTLDTVDWRNPSPESVVAKISSRVEPGTLILMHPTASSSQALRGMIRGIRAKGLQLGTVSQTLSPERIIPPEVE; from the coding sequence ATGAAGACGGACAAGGCGGCGCTCGTGCTGGCTTGCATCGCAGTAGTAATTGGAATCGGCAGTACGAACGGACCCGTGAAAGAGATGATTGCCGGGCTTAAGCCTCAGGCGGATGCAGCCGTGATGAGCTATGCACTGAATCAGAGAGAGGATGATCTGCGCACGCAGATTACCCGCCGGGCCGAGGCGCTGAATGCGCAGCCTGTGAATGCTGTTGTTGACCGGGTATGGAAAGCCATACCGGGGTATAACGGGCTGGAGGTCGATGTGGAGGCAACCTACCGGAGCGCACTTTTACGTGGACCCGAAGCAAGCCTCAAACTGATGTACCGCCAGCTTAAGCCTAAGGTATCACTTGATGATCTGGGGGCGCAGCCGATCTACCGGGGGAATCCGGCGAAGCCGATGGTCTCGCTGATGATTAATGTGGCTTGGGGGAATGAGTATATCCGTCCGATGCTGGACATTCTGGATGCGGAGAAGGTGAAGGTCACCTTTTTTCTGGACGGAAGCTGGTTAAGCCGCAACAAGGAGCTTGCAGCTGAGATGCTGAAGCGCGGGCATGAGATAGAGAACCATGCGTATACGCACCCTAAGATGAGTATTCTCAGCCGGACGCGTGCCACTGCCGAGATTGAGAAGACGCAGAAGCTGCTGAAGGAAAGCCTGGGTGTGACGAATAAGTGGTTTGCTCCGCCGTCAGGAGACTTTAACCAGCAGACGGTGGAGATCGCCGCCTCACTGGGGCTGAAGACGGTATTGTGGACGCTGGATACAGTCGATTGGCGCAATCCGTCCCCGGAATCGGTGGTTGCCAAGATCAGCAGCCGGGTAGAGCCGGGAACTCTGATTCTGATGCATCCGACGGCGTCCTCTTCGCAAGCGCTTAGGGGGATGATCCGGGGGATCAGAGCCAAGGGCCTGCAGTTGGGAACCGTCAGTCAGACGCTCTCTCCTGAGCGTATCATACCGCCGGAAGTTGAGTGA